TTAATAATCTTGAAAACAAAGGATTAATTACTCGGGAGATTGATAAAAGCGATCGAAGGAGAATTTTGGTAGAACTCACTCAAGATGGAATAGAGTTTACAAAAGATCGTAATAAAACGGTAGTCAATTACACAGTAAGAATCCTCAAATTATTAGGTGAACATGATGCCAAAGAACTCGTAAGGATTGTCGGAAGGCTTTCCGAATTAGGTCCTGAGATTGTAAATAATAAACAATAATGCAGTCGTAAATAGCGGCTGCAAAAAAATTACATGTAGCTAACACTATTACAATATTATGGTGTTAGTAAATCTCTTCCGAATGAAAGGTAGGAAACAGTGTATGGTTAAGATTTTTAAATATCTAAAAGCAAAGGAATGGCGCCAAGTTATTATAAGCCTTATCTTTATAGTGGCACAGGTTTGGCTTGATTTAAAATTGCCTGATTACATGTCTACAATTACCCGGTTAGTTCAAACGCCGGGGAGTGCAATGAGTGAAATTTGGAAGCAAGGCGGATTTATGCTTCTTTGTGCCTTTGGAAGCGTTGCGTCGGCCATTATAGTAGGTTTTTTTGCTGCACGCATTGCGGCTTCATTTTCACAAAGACTTCGTAGTATGCTATTTTCCAAGGTGGATTCATTCTCAACAAATGAAATTAATCAGTTTTCCACGGCCAGTCTAATTACTCGTTCCACCAACGATATCACGCAAATACAGTTGATTATTACAATGGGGCTTCAGATGATAATAAAAGCACCTATTATGGCAGTATGGGCACTTTCAAAAATTGCAGGAAAGGGTGTTGAATGGTCAATTGCAACGGGTATATCGGTATTACTATTGGTTGTAGCTACTACCTTAATAATGATTTTTGTTATGCCTAAATTCCGTAAAATGCAGACTTTGACTGACAACCTGAATAAAATAACTCGGGAAAATCTAACCGGACTTAGGGTTGTACGTGCTTATAATGCTGAGAGCTATCAGGAAGAAAAGTTTGAAAAGGCTAATAAAGAGTTAACACAAACTCATCTTTTTACCAGCCGTGGCATGGCAATCGTAATGCCTATGATGAACATGGTAATGAGTGGAATTACCTTAGCTATATATTGGATTGGTGCGAACCTAATTAACAATGCTGTTGCTATGGATAAGCTGGCCATATTTTCAAATATGGTCGTGTTCTCAGCCTATGCAATGCAAGTCATCATGTCGTTTATGATGTTTGCGATGATGTTTATATTGCTGCCAAGAGCATCCGTATCTGCTAAACGTATTAATGAAGTGCTGGACACCGTGCCATCTATTATTGATGGGACAGAACACAGTGGTAAACCGGGGATTGTTGGGGAGGTTGAGTTCAAAAATGTAAGCTTCAAATATCCTGGAGCCGCTGACTATGTTTTGAAGGATATTAGTTTTACAGTAAAGCAAGGAGAAACCATTGCTTTTATTGGTTCGACTGGTAGTGGCAAAAGTACGCTTATCAACCTCGTGCCACGCTTCTATGATACAACTGAAGGCGAAGTATTGGTTGACGGTGTGAATGTGAAGGATTATGTGGGTGAGTCTTTATATAATAAAATCGGCTATGTTCCGCAAAAGTCAGTTTTGTTTAAGGGGACAGTAAATTCTAATGTAAATTACGGAGAAAACGGAAAAGATGCTGCAACTGAAGACGAAATAAAAAAAGCTGTTTCTGTTGCACAAGGCACAGATTTCGTTGAATCTATGAACATGCAGTATGAAGCGGATATCTCTCAAGGCGGACTTAATCTATCTGGCGGTCAAAAACAGAGAATCGCCATAGCCCGTGCTGTGTGCCGCAAACCAGAAATCTATATCTTTGACGATAGTTTTTCGGCACTGGATTATAGAACAGACCGCATACTGCGTAGTGCTCTTAAAGAAGAGACAGCAGGTGTTACAAGTATGATTGTTGCACAGCGAATTGGAACAATCATGGATGCTGACCAAATCATTGTTCTTAACGATGGTGTGATGGTTGGCAAAGGCACGCATAAGGAATTGCTGTCATCGTGCAAAGTATATAAAGAGATTGCGCTATCACAGCTTAGCGAGGAGGAACTTGTGTCATGAGTGAAAATACAATGAAAAGACCATCACCTATGGGTGGAGGTCGCAGAATGGGCGGCCCAGTTGAAAAGCCAAAAAACTTCAAAGCGACTTGGGCTAAGTTAATTGAATACTCTAAATCCTATGTACTGGTAATTATTATTGCACTAATATTAGCTGCCATAGGCACTGTGCTAATGATTATAGGCCCGGAAAAGCTTAAGGATATGACAAATGAAATTGCAAAAGGTCTTCCTGCTCTAATTAATGGGAAACCCATACTTGGAAGTATTGACATGGATGCCATCACTAATCTCGCTTGGATGCTGGTTATCTTTTATGCTGGTTCTGCTTTGTTGGGTTTTGCTCAAAGCTTTATTATGGCGACTGTTACACAGAGAATATCTAAAACCATGCGTACTGATATCTCCCAGAAAATAAATCGACTGCCTCTTCGGTATTTTGATAAAACCAGTTATGGAGATGTGCTAAGCCGCGTTACGAACGATGTCGATGCAATAGGACAAACTATGAATCAAAGTATCGGAACGCTTGTTACAGCGATAACTACATTCGTTGGTGCTTTGATTATGATGTTCTACAACAGCTGGATTCTTGCACTAACTTCTGTTGGGGCAAGCTTGATTGGATTTGTTCTCATGATACTGATAATGAAGAAATCACAAGGGTATTTTGTGTCCCAGCAAAAAAACCTCGGAAATATTAATGGTCATATCGAGGAAATTTACTCCGGACATAACGTGGTAAAGGCATATAACGGCGGACGAGAATCAAAGCAAACCTTTGAAAAAATAAATGAAAAGCTATATAGCAGTGCATGGAAGTCGCAATTTTTGTCAGGAATGATGATGCCTTTAATGCAGTTTGTCGGTAACTTCGGATATGTTGCTGTTTGCGTGCTTGGTGCTGCCCTTGCTATGAATGGCACTATATCTTTCGGCGTGATTGTTGCTTTTATGCTGTATGTCCGCTTATTTACACAACCTCTCTCTCAAATGGCACAAGCTGCAAACAATCTGCAAAGAGCCGCGGCTGCTGGAGAAAGAGTATTTGAATTTCTTGATGAAGAAGAACTTGAGAATGAGAGTCAAAAGATCAAGGCTTTACGAGATATAAAAGGAGATGTTGAATTTAAGAATATTAAATTTGGATATATCCCTGAAAAGACAATTATCCACGATTTCTCCGCAAAGATAAGACCGGGGCAAAAGGTAGCTATTGTGGGTCCGACGGGTGCGGGTAAAACAACGATAGTGAATCTGCTAATGCGGTTCTATGAATTGGATGATGGTGAAATCTTGCTTGATGGGACGCCTATCAGTCAAGTGACAAGGGAAAATGTCCATGATCAGTTTTGTATGGTTTTGCAGTACTCATGGCTTTTCGAAGGTACAATTAAGGAAAACATCATTTTCAGCAAACAAGGTGTAACAGATAAACAGGTTGTTGATGCCTGTAAGACCGCTGGATTGCATCACTTTATCCAAACCCTACCGAATGCTTATGAAACCATTTTAAACGATAAAGTCAGCCTGTCCGAAGGACAAAAACAACTTATTACTATTGCTCGCGCTATGATTCAAGATGCGCCATTACTAATTCTTGATGAAGCGACAAGCTCTGTAGATACACGAACCGAGCGTATCGTACAGGCAGCAATGGACAAGTTGACAGTCGGCAGGACTTCATTTGTTATAGCACATAGGCTTTCTACAATTAAGAATGCTGATGTGATTCTAGTAATGAAGGATGGTGACATTATCGAAAGTGGCAGTCATAACGTATTACTTGAAAAGAACGGTTTCTATGCGGAGCTGTATAATAGTCAGTTTGAAACAGTTGCATAGTAAGAATCCGTAGAAACATTTAAGGGGGTGATTGAGAATCTTGATTAAAGTATAAGTGCTGTAAATACCAGTCCCAGCGGTCTTGAAGAAAAATCTTATTAAAAAAGGAGAATTATCATGCAAGGAATTATTGAGCTATTATTTGACATTGCGTATCTTTCCACTGTAATCATTATGGGAATTATAATGATAAAAAACAGTAACGACAACAAGCAATATAAGCTATTTGGAATTATGGCAGTAACCTTAGGAGTAGGCGATGCTTTTCATCTTGTACCCAGAGCATTAGCGCTTAATACAACGGGGCTTGAAAACTTCACCAGTGCGTTAGGAACCGGCAAGTTTATCACCTCAATAACAATGACTGTATTTTATATAATACTGTATTATGTTTGGCGTTTACGCTATAAAGTTGAGGGGAAAAACGCATTAACTTTTTCAATTTATGCATTAGCGGCTATAAGAATTGTACTTAGCTTCATGCCTCAAAATGCATGGACCAGCGCTACACCTCCATTAGACTGGGGTATTTACCGTAACATTCCTTTTGCCGCGATGGGGATTCTAATCATTGTATTGTTTTATCAAAGTGCTAAAGAAGCAAACGATGTTGCATTTAAAGACATGTGGTTGACCATTGTTCTTAGTTTTGCATTTTATATCCCAGTAGTTTTATGGGGCGATAAACATATGCTTATTGGAATGCTTATGATACCTAAAACATTAGCCTATGTTTGGACGGTTTATATTGGGTTCAGTGAAATGAGAGGATTAAATAAACAGAAAATATCCTAGTTGTTCATGACAGCAAGAGCCCTAAATGCAATTAAGAATGGGAGGGTTTCTTCATGCCTGTTTATTTTTAGTCTCAATCATAAATTGATTTGTTTGCCCCATTTTATAGGCTAATTTTATCATTTCTTTTTCTTCTACAGTTAAATTTCTATTGAACATTTTTTCAAATTGTAAAAACAGATTTCTCTTATCCAGCTTCATTTTTGGCACTTGTCCAGTTCTTCTTCTAGGGGCTGAAAGAGTTGAAAAATCATATATTTGGGGCTTTATACAATGGGTATGAAGTTTTTTGAAGACCTCTGCAGTATATAGGGAATCATGAAGGGCATTATGAAATTGTGCATCAAGAGGAATGCCGAGAAGTTCTACGGCATTTCTAAGTCCAATACTGCTGCCATTGGGATTATTCAGAAATCTTGCAGCTACAGATTGAACATCCACATATTTCTTTGGAAGTAGTTTTTTATGAAGTTTATGGTACATGGCATTCCTGTATAGTTCCTTTAAATCTACAGTACCCCATACGCAAAATACATCGTTATTACTATCAATAAAATCTAAAAACTTCTTATATACCTCGTCAAAGGGCAAGGATTCCTTTAAATCTTTCATTGAAATTTTTGTAATATCTTTTACAAAGGGATGAAGTCTTTTATAGATTTCTGGTTTAACAAGGAAATGGAATGTATCTATGGTTTCTAAATTTTCATTAAGTTTGACAGCTCCGATTTCTATTATTTCGAAAGGACATTTAATATTATTAACAGGTTTGCCTGTTTTTTTGAAATCAAAGCCTTGATTGAATTCTAAATCGAATATAATAAAATCCATAATTGTGGCTCCTTTAAGACATAGATAAAAATTGCCCGGTTTAATCGGGCAATTTTTTATAAAGTTTGTGCATATACTTGTTCTACCTTTTCCGTAAAAAAGGTAAAAATCTCATCGGAGAATTGTGAACCGGAAGTTGAATCATAGATGGAAATAAGGCCATTTTGGGACAAAGAATATAAATTAGAAATATTTGTATTAGGATTATAAATGAAAAAGAGATCCCCAACTAATTTTTGAGTTGAATCTGCTTCTTCTTCCATTTTAAAATAAGGACGGATATCTTCAGGAAATTCATCAATGTCCTGATACTGTTGTTTAGGGATATCGGAAAACACCGAATCACTTTGAACTATTGCTTTAATCATTTCATCAATAGGAGCAGCTTTCTTATTTG
The Candidatus Epulonipiscium sp. DNA segment above includes these coding regions:
- a CDS encoding ABC transporter ATP-binding protein, which codes for MVKIFKYLKAKEWRQVIISLIFIVAQVWLDLKLPDYMSTITRLVQTPGSAMSEIWKQGGFMLLCAFGSVASAIIVGFFAARIAASFSQRLRSMLFSKVDSFSTNEINQFSTASLITRSTNDITQIQLIITMGLQMIIKAPIMAVWALSKIAGKGVEWSIATGISVLLLVVATTLIMIFVMPKFRKMQTLTDNLNKITRENLTGLRVVRAYNAESYQEEKFEKANKELTQTHLFTSRGMAIVMPMMNMVMSGITLAIYWIGANLINNAVAMDKLAIFSNMVVFSAYAMQVIMSFMMFAMMFILLPRASVSAKRINEVLDTVPSIIDGTEHSGKPGIVGEVEFKNVSFKYPGAADYVLKDISFTVKQGETIAFIGSTGSGKSTLINLVPRFYDTTEGEVLVDGVNVKDYVGESLYNKIGYVPQKSVLFKGTVNSNVNYGENGKDAATEDEIKKAVSVAQGTDFVESMNMQYEADISQGGLNLSGGQKQRIAIARAVCRKPEIYIFDDSFSALDYRTDRILRSALKEETAGVTSMIVAQRIGTIMDADQIIVLNDGVMVGKGTHKELLSSCKVYKEIALSQLSEEELVS
- a CDS encoding exonuclease domain-containing protein, with translation MDFIIFDLEFNQGFDFKKTGKPVNNIKCPFEIIEIGAVKLNENLETIDTFHFLVKPEIYKRLHPFVKDITKISMKDLKESLPFDEVYKKFLDFIDSNNDVFCVWGTVDLKELYRNAMYHKLHKKLLPKKYVDVQSVAARFLNNPNGSSIGLRNAVELLGIPLDAQFHNALHDSLYTAEVFKKLHTHCIKPQIYDFSTLSAPRRRTGQVPKMKLDKRNLFLQFEKMFNRNLTVEEKEMIKLAYKMGQTNQFMIETKNKQA
- a CDS encoding ABC transporter ATP-binding protein, whose amino-acid sequence is MSENTMKRPSPMGGGRRMGGPVEKPKNFKATWAKLIEYSKSYVLVIIIALILAAIGTVLMIIGPEKLKDMTNEIAKGLPALINGKPILGSIDMDAITNLAWMLVIFYAGSALLGFAQSFIMATVTQRISKTMRTDISQKINRLPLRYFDKTSYGDVLSRVTNDVDAIGQTMNQSIGTLVTAITTFVGALIMMFYNSWILALTSVGASLIGFVLMILIMKKSQGYFVSQQKNLGNINGHIEEIYSGHNVVKAYNGGRESKQTFEKINEKLYSSAWKSQFLSGMMMPLMQFVGNFGYVAVCVLGAALAMNGTISFGVIVAFMLYVRLFTQPLSQMAQAANNLQRAAAAGERVFEFLDEEELENESQKIKALRDIKGDVEFKNIKFGYIPEKTIIHDFSAKIRPGQKVAIVGPTGAGKTTIVNLLMRFYELDDGEILLDGTPISQVTRENVHDQFCMVLQYSWLFEGTIKENIIFSKQGVTDKQVVDACKTAGLHHFIQTLPNAYETILNDKVSLSEGQKQLITIARAMIQDAPLLILDEATSSVDTRTERIVQAAMDKLTVGRTSFVIAHRLSTIKNADVILVMKDGDIIESGSHNVLLEKNGFYAELYNSQFETVA
- a CDS encoding MarR family transcriptional regulator — encoded protein: MLPSDISNEMNISSARVAAMLNNLENKGLITREIDKSDRRRILVELTQDGIEFTKDRNKTVVNYTVRILKLLGEHDAKELVRIVGRLSELGPEIVNNKQ